A genomic stretch from Flavobacterium humidisoli includes:
- the fucP gene encoding L-fucose:H+ symporter permease codes for MQITNQAGDQHQVPTEGGNQKQYLLPFILVTCLFFLWGMAHNLDSVLIPHLKKACELNNRQSTLIDTSVFFAYFIMAIPAGMLIKRFGYKNSIITGLLVFAVGAFLFVPAANTRTYELFLFALFVIGCGLTILETSANPYAAILGPAESSSKRLNLAASFNGLAAMVAPIVGSLFILSGTNHTPEQMAAMPEAEKAAYLLGEAASVKMPYIVLGSILVLVAIIFYFVQLPSMKATHTEAEIKPGFFSVLKFRHLSWGVAAQFFYVGAQVCITSFFIRIAQQGAGLDEKTAGYYLGIYGFLFMAGRFIGTFFLRYVKDYVLLSIYCVMSVLLCLVAIYGSGIVVIYALGGIGFFMSIMFPTIFSLGIKGLKSNTETGSSWLVMSIVGGAIIPYGMGTLIDMNHDDIQSGYIIPLICFLIILSFGAFGHKVKTVSE; via the coding sequence ATGCAAATTACAAACCAAGCCGGGGATCAACATCAAGTGCCGACAGAAGGCGGAAATCAAAAACAATATCTTCTTCCTTTTATTTTAGTTACATGCCTATTTTTTCTTTGGGGAATGGCGCACAATCTAGATTCTGTATTAATTCCGCACCTAAAAAAAGCCTGTGAATTAAACAACCGCCAATCTACTTTAATTGATACCTCAGTTTTCTTTGCTTATTTTATTATGGCGATTCCTGCCGGAATGCTTATTAAAAGATTTGGTTATAAAAACAGTATTATAACAGGATTGCTGGTTTTTGCTGTTGGAGCATTTCTATTTGTACCTGCAGCCAATACGAGAACTTACGAATTGTTTCTATTTGCCTTATTTGTAATTGGATGTGGTTTGACGATTTTAGAAACAAGTGCAAATCCATATGCTGCGATATTAGGACCAGCTGAATCTTCTTCTAAACGATTGAATTTAGCAGCTTCTTTCAACGGTTTGGCAGCAATGGTTGCTCCAATTGTAGGTTCATTATTTATTCTTTCTGGAACAAATCATACGCCAGAACAAATGGCTGCGATGCCAGAAGCCGAAAAAGCGGCCTATTTATTAGGAGAAGCTGCTTCTGTAAAAATGCCATATATCGTATTAGGAAGTATTTTGGTTTTGGTTGCCATTATTTTCTACTTCGTACAATTGCCGTCAATGAAAGCAACACATACCGAAGCTGAAATTAAACCGGGATTTTTCTCTGTTTTAAAATTTAGACATTTAAGCTGGGGAGTTGCTGCCCAATTTTTCTATGTTGGTGCACAAGTTTGTATTACAAGTTTCTTTATCAGAATTGCACAGCAAGGTGCTGGATTAGACGAAAAAACGGCAGGATATTATCTAGGAATCTACGGTTTCCTTTTTATGGCAGGACGTTTTATTGGGACATTCTTTTTGCGTTATGTAAAAGATTACGTTTTACTGTCAATCTACTGCGTAATGAGTGTTTTATTATGTTTAGTAGCTATTTATGGCTCTGGAATTGTAGTTATTTACGCTCTTGGAGGAATCGGATTTTTCATGTCAATCATGTTCCCAACTATTTTCTCATTAGGAATTAAAGGTTTAAAATCGAATACAGAAACAGGTTCTTCTTGGTTGGTAATGTCAATTGTTGGGGGAGCTATTATTCCGTACGGAATGGGGACTTTAATCGATATGAACCATGATGACATTCAATCAGGATATATTATTCCGTTAATTTGCTTTTTGATTATTCTTTCTTTCGGAGCTTTTGGCCATAAAGTGAAAACAGTTTCGGAATAA
- a CDS encoding efflux transporter outer membrane subunit, producing MTNSSNKYILLVITAALISACSVTKKYERPTTLKTDQLYRDQSTTDSTTIADMPWNTVFKDEKLNALIQKGLEQNLNLKNAIENIVQARASLRQSKLAYYPSLQLDANVTHNKQSQAGLNFPAGININTLTTTYKLGVSSSWEIDVWGKLSSSKRAALATYLASDAAKQAVQTQLIADIANNYFLLLSYDESLKITEETLKSRIENVETIKALKEGAIVTGAAVVQSEANQHAAEVLIPDLKQSIRETENALNILLGQGPGPIDRGVLGSQIIPEKIAIGMPAQLLNNRPDVRQAEFNFRVAFESTNLAKTYFYPSLTLTASTGFSNLELNDFFSHSIFYSIIGGLTQPLFNHGLNKMRLTTAQSQQLQAYNNFQQSLLVAGQEVSNALYAYQMAVEKEDSRAKQIAALEKAVDFTQELLEYSSATNYTDVLTSQQNLLAAQLNGVNDNLQKLQAVINLYRALGGGWK from the coding sequence ATGACGAATAGTTCAAATAAATATATTCTACTGGTAATAACAGCCGCACTTATTAGTGCGTGCTCTGTTACCAAGAAATACGAACGTCCCACTACTTTAAAAACAGATCAATTGTACCGCGATCAGTCAACAACTGATTCAACTACAATTGCCGACATGCCTTGGAATACTGTTTTTAAAGATGAAAAGTTAAATGCATTAATTCAAAAAGGTTTAGAACAAAACCTGAATCTGAAAAATGCAATTGAGAATATTGTTCAGGCAAGAGCTTCTTTGCGTCAAAGTAAATTGGCTTATTACCCAAGCCTGCAATTAGACGCCAATGTAACGCATAACAAGCAATCTCAGGCAGGATTAAACTTTCCAGCTGGAATCAATATTAATACCTTAACAACAACTTACAAATTAGGAGTAAGCAGTTCTTGGGAGATTGATGTATGGGGAAAATTAAGCAGTTCCAAGAGAGCCGCTTTGGCAACCTATTTAGCTTCTGATGCTGCAAAACAAGCAGTTCAAACGCAATTAATTGCCGATATTGCCAATAATTACTTCTTGCTATTATCGTATGATGAATCACTAAAAATCACGGAAGAAACCTTAAAAAGCCGTATTGAAAACGTTGAAACGATTAAAGCTTTAAAAGAAGGTGCAATTGTAACTGGAGCGGCGGTTGTTCAGAGTGAAGCCAATCAGCATGCGGCAGAAGTTTTAATTCCAGATTTGAAACAAAGCATTCGTGAAACCGAAAATGCTTTAAATATCTTACTAGGGCAAGGACCTGGACCAATTGACAGAGGAGTTTTAGGATCACAGATTATTCCTGAAAAAATCGCAATCGGAATGCCTGCTCAGTTATTGAATAACCGTCCTGATGTCCGTCAAGCGGAATTTAATTTCAGAGTGGCTTTTGAGTCTACTAATTTGGCTAAAACTTATTTTTATCCAAGTCTGACGCTTACTGCAAGTACGGGATTTTCAAATTTAGAATTGAATGACTTCTTCAGCCATTCTATTTTTTATTCTATTATTGGAGGATTAACACAGCCTTTATTCAATCATGGCTTAAATAAAATGAGACTTACAACAGCACAGTCGCAACAATTGCAAGCATACAATAATTTCCAGCAAAGTCTTTTAGTAGCGGGTCAGGAAGTTTCGAATGCCTTGTACGCGTACCAGATGGCTGTTGAAAAAGAAGATTCTAGAGCGAAACAGATTGCAGCTTTAGAAAAAGCAGTAGACTTTACGCAAGAGCTTTTAGAATATAGTTCAGCAACTAATTATACAGATGTATTAACATCGCAGCAAAACCTTTTAGCAGCACAATTAAACGGAGTTAATGATAATCTTCAAAAATTACAGGCTGTTATTAATTTGTACAGAGCGTTGGGTGGTGGTTGGAAATAA
- a CDS encoding efflux RND transporter permease subunit: protein MFKKFIQRPVLSTVISVIIVILGVLGLIELPISQYPDIAPPTVNVAASYTGANADVVLKSIVIPLEEQINGVENMTYMTSTATNDGNASIKVFFKVGTNPDLAAVNVQNRVSRATSLLPVEVTQAGVTVTKSQSSNLLIFSLYSDDKAYDQTFLQNYAKINLVPQIQRVVGVGDVTVFGAKDYSMRIWLKPDVMQQYKLIPSDISAALAEQNIEAAPGKFGENGNQAFQYVIKYKGRLTSAEEFGDIVIKSVGNGQMLRLKDVAKVELGSLSYSSTIKTNGVESAAMAISQTPGSNARDVIINSKKLIEEAAKSFPKGMKYTIMVDVNENLDASIEKVIHTLVEAFILVFIVVFIFLQDFRSTLIPAIAVPVAIVGTFFFLNLFGFTINLLTLFAMVLAIGIVVDDAIVVVEAVHAKLDHGYKSAKKATIHAMDEISGAIISITLVMAAVFIPVTFIGGSTGVFYKQFGITLAVAIILSAVNALTLSPALCALLLKPHADDHKHKSYLQRFYTSFNVAFDNVTARYKRSVSFLSVKKWIALASIIIAGIALVYMMKTTPSAFVPSEDQGTVFANISLPPSASMERSDIIAKRVDSIAKTIPGVKNTLRIVGQNFTAGAGSAYSMVIVKLYPWDQRDLSVDDVIGQLFAKTSGIREASIFFISPPTIQGFGQSGGFEFQLQDKGGHTTSEFYKVNNEFLAKLSERPEIQYATTPFNPGFPQYMMDINLAKAKDAGVSINTILSTMQGYYGGLYASNFNKFGKQYRVMVQAAPEFRANTEGLNKIFVRNSAGNMAPITEFVKMTRVFGPESISRFNLFTSISITGAPKPGYSSGDAIKAIQEVAAESLPAGYGYEFSGLTREELASGSETIFIFILCLVFVYFLLSAQYESYILPFAVLFSIPFGLAGAYLFSIIFKLNSNIYLQISLIMLIGLLAKNGILIVEFALDRRRKGLPVVQAAIEGAVARLRPILMTSFAFILGLVPLMFASGAGAVGNKSIGTGAVGGMLIGTILGVFVIPVLFIIFQNLQERISGPAKDGYDDDDDDEDEIHLIEAHKE, encoded by the coding sequence ATGTTTAAAAAATTTATACAAAGACCCGTACTCTCGACGGTAATATCTGTTATTATCGTCATCTTAGGTGTTTTAGGCCTAATTGAGTTACCGATATCGCAATATCCAGATATTGCGCCTCCAACTGTAAACGTTGCAGCAAGTTATACAGGAGCCAATGCTGATGTAGTACTGAAAAGTATCGTTATTCCGTTGGAAGAACAAATTAATGGTGTAGAAAACATGACTTACATGACTTCTACAGCAACAAATGATGGAAATGCTTCGATCAAAGTTTTCTTTAAAGTAGGAACAAATCCTGACTTAGCAGCGGTTAACGTTCAGAACAGGGTTTCAAGAGCAACAAGTTTACTGCCAGTAGAGGTAACTCAGGCTGGGGTTACAGTAACCAAAAGCCAGAGTAGTAACTTATTGATTTTCTCTTTATATAGTGATGATAAAGCGTATGATCAGACTTTTCTTCAAAACTATGCAAAGATTAACCTTGTACCCCAAATTCAGCGTGTTGTTGGGGTAGGAGATGTAACCGTTTTTGGTGCAAAAGATTACTCGATGAGAATCTGGTTGAAACCAGATGTAATGCAGCAATATAAACTGATTCCAAGTGATATTTCGGCAGCTTTAGCCGAACAAAATATCGAAGCAGCACCAGGTAAATTTGGTGAAAACGGAAATCAGGCGTTTCAATATGTAATTAAATATAAAGGACGTTTAACAAGTGCTGAGGAATTTGGGGACATTGTTATAAAATCTGTTGGAAATGGACAGATGCTGAGACTTAAAGATGTGGCTAAAGTTGAATTAGGATCTTTAAGTTATTCGTCAACAATTAAAACAAACGGTGTAGAATCGGCAGCGATGGCAATCAGCCAGACGCCCGGATCAAATGCACGTGACGTAATTATCAATTCTAAAAAGCTGATTGAAGAAGCGGCAAAAAGTTTTCCAAAAGGAATGAAGTACACTATCATGGTGGACGTTAACGAAAACTTGGATGCTTCCATCGAAAAAGTAATCCATACTTTGGTTGAAGCCTTTATATTGGTTTTCATCGTAGTATTTATTTTCCTTCAAGATTTTAGATCTACGTTAATTCCAGCAATTGCAGTTCCGGTTGCGATTGTGGGAACATTTTTCTTCCTGAATTTATTCGGATTTACGATCAACTTATTGACGCTTTTTGCGATGGTTCTCGCCATTGGTATCGTGGTCGATGATGCGATTGTCGTCGTCGAGGCCGTTCACGCCAAACTCGATCACGGATATAAATCGGCTAAAAAAGCGACGATTCATGCTATGGACGAAATCTCCGGAGCAATTATTTCGATTACATTGGTAATGGCTGCGGTATTTATTCCAGTAACTTTTATTGGTGGATCAACTGGGGTTTTCTACAAACAGTTTGGTATTACACTGGCCGTTGCGATTATTCTTTCGGCAGTAAACGCCTTGACTTTGAGTCCGGCTTTATGTGCGCTTTTATTAAAACCGCATGCCGACGATCATAAACATAAAAGTTATTTACAGCGTTTTTACACTTCATTTAACGTTGCATTCGATAATGTTACCGCTAGATACAAACGTTCAGTAAGTTTTCTTTCTGTAAAAAAATGGATTGCATTAGCTTCGATTATAATTGCTGGTATCGCATTGGTTTATATGATGAAAACTACGCCATCTGCTTTCGTTCCTTCAGAGGATCAGGGAACTGTTTTTGCTAATATTAGTTTGCCGCCATCAGCTTCTATGGAGCGTTCAGATATTATAGCAAAAAGAGTAGATAGTATTGCAAAGACAATTCCGGGAGTTAAAAATACACTTCGTATTGTCGGGCAGAACTTTACCGCTGGAGCAGGTAGTGCTTATAGTATGGTTATTGTGAAATTATATCCGTGGGATCAGCGTGATCTAAGTGTTGATGATGTAATCGGACAGCTTTTTGCTAAAACAAGCGGTATTCGAGAAGCAAGTATCTTCTTCATTTCGCCTCCAACTATTCAAGGTTTTGGACAAAGTGGTGGATTTGAATTCCAATTGCAGGATAAAGGTGGCCATACCACTTCTGAATTCTATAAAGTGAATAACGAGTTCTTAGCAAAATTATCTGAGCGTCCAGAAATTCAATATGCAACTACACCATTTAACCCTGGTTTCCCGCAGTATATGATGGATATTAATTTAGCGAAAGCGAAAGATGCAGGAGTTTCTATTAATACGATTTTATCTACTATGCAAGGATATTATGGTGGATTGTACGCTTCGAATTTCAACAAATTCGGGAAACAATATCGTGTAATGGTTCAGGCAGCTCCAGAATTTAGAGCTAATACTGAAGGGTTGAATAAGATATTTGTTAGAAATAGTGCAGGAAATATGGCGCCAATTACCGAGTTTGTAAAAATGACAAGAGTTTTTGGACCAGAATCTATTTCGAGATTTAACTTATTTACGTCAATTTCGATTACAGGTGCGCCAAAACCGGGTTACAGCTCTGGAGATGCTATTAAAGCAATTCAGGAAGTAGCTGCAGAGAGTCTTCCTGCGGGTTATGGTTACGAATTCTCAGGTTTAACACGTGAGGAATTAGCATCAGGAAGTGAGACGATTTTCATTTTCATCTTGTGTTTGGTATTCGTTTATTTCTTGTTAAGTGCACAGTATGAAAGTTATATTTTGCCATTCGCAGTATTATTCTCAATTCCGTTTGGATTGGCGGGAGCTTATTTATTTTCGATTATTTTCAAACTGAACAGTAATATTTACCTGCAGATTTCCTTAATCATGCTGATCGGACTTCTGGCGAAGAACGGTATTTTGATTGTCGAATTTGCTTTGGATAGAAGGCGTAAAGGATTGCCGGTTGTACAAGCTGCAATTGAAGGAGCTGTAGCACGTTTACGTCCAATTTTAATGACCTCATTTGCCTTTATTTTAGGATTGGTACCATTAATGTTTGCTTCTGGAGCAGGAGCTGTTGGTAATAAATCAATTGGTACTGGGGCTGTTGGAGGTATGTTAATTGGAACTATTTTAGGAGTATTTGTTATTCCGGTTCTGTTTATCATTTTCCAAAATTTACAAGAAAGAATAAGCGGTCCAGCGAAAGATGGTTATGATGACGACGACGACGATGAAGACGAAATTCATTTAATAGAAGCGCACAAAGAGTAA
- a CDS encoding efflux RND transporter periplasmic adaptor subunit translates to MNKQSFLSILAASLIIASCGKNDKSAQAGGAPQIKEYKTVTLQPESATLNSDFPASIQGQQNIEIRPRVEGYIDKIYVDEGAVVKAGQPLFKISAPEYEQQVRTATASIKSAQAEVSTAKLAVNKVKPLVEKGIISKYDLESAQYTYESAMASLAQANAALVNAKVNLGYTTVTSPVNGVVGSIPFRLGSLVSSNTAEPLTTVSSIGNVYAYFAMNEKALLNFTKDAGGSLNQKIKSMPAVSLLLSDGSLYDQKGNIETVNGLINTETGTVNVRARFANPKGIIRSGSSTTVRIPTDVKEALIIPQSATFELQDKMFAVVVGKDKKTRNANITVLENSAGNYYVVTSGLNPGDEIVLEGVASLKEGTEIKAQNQSPEKVYADLK, encoded by the coding sequence ATGAATAAGCAATCATTTTTAAGCATCCTTGCAGCATCACTTATTATCGCTTCTTGCGGTAAAAATGATAAATCCGCTCAAGCCGGAGGTGCACCTCAGATTAAAGAATATAAGACTGTTACATTACAGCCAGAATCAGCTACGTTAAACAGCGATTTTCCTGCTAGTATACAAGGACAGCAAAATATAGAAATTCGTCCAAGAGTGGAAGGGTACATCGATAAGATTTATGTTGATGAAGGAGCAGTAGTAAAAGCTGGCCAGCCATTATTTAAGATTAGTGCACCAGAATATGAGCAGCAGGTTCGTACTGCAACAGCAAGCATTAAAAGTGCTCAAGCAGAGGTGAGTACAGCAAAATTGGCTGTAAATAAAGTAAAGCCTTTGGTTGAAAAAGGCATTATCAGCAAATACGATTTAGAGTCGGCTCAATATACTTATGAGTCTGCTATGGCATCTTTAGCGCAGGCAAATGCAGCTTTAGTAAATGCCAAAGTAAATTTAGGATATACAACAGTTACAAGCCCAGTAAATGGAGTTGTGGGATCAATTCCTTTCCGTTTAGGAAGTTTGGTAAGCTCTAACACTGCAGAACCTTTAACGACAGTTTCAAGTATTGGCAACGTGTACGCTTATTTTGCAATGAATGAAAAAGCACTGCTAAATTTCACTAAAGATGCAGGAGGTTCATTAAACCAAAAAATCAAAAGTATGCCAGCAGTTTCTTTATTGCTTTCTGATGGTTCATTATACGATCAAAAAGGAAATATCGAGACGGTAAACGGATTAATCAATACAGAAACTGGTACAGTAAACGTTAGAGCACGTTTCGCAAATCCAAAAGGAATTATTAGAAGCGGAAGCAGTACAACAGTTCGTATTCCGACTGATGTAAAAGAGGCTTTGATTATTCCTCAAAGTGCCACTTTTGAATTACAAGATAAAATGTTTGCAGTAGTTGTAGGTAAAGACAAGAAAACAAGAAATGCGAATATCACGGTTCTAGAAAATTCAGCAGGTAATTATTATGTAGTTACAAGCGGTTTAAATCCTGGAGATGAAATTGTACTAGAAGGAGTAGCCTCATTAAAAGAAGGAACTGAAATTAAAGCTCAAAATCAAAGCCCAGAAAAAGTTTACGCCGATTTAAAATAA
- a CDS encoding sensor histidine kinase yields the protein MAPNFFRPYLFTGLHILGWSLLGYLMLFYIPLTWNVVLPQAFWLWQSIILFLLMILFYSTAKKIVPKTIIRDNTSAFLVWAFAAIIAMQLIAYFYTSQTDLHNQISKAIGFKKYKNPYFDNYVFTLTLLVLGISTSWAMLTHWQKAAQHKQKLEQDKTMAELAMLKAQINPHFFFNSLNSIYSLTYTDIEDSRNALHTLSRMMRYLLYSTEGERTTLLKEVEFLKDFIALMKLRANSKLTINTEIPEKLHDYPIVPMLLLPLVENAFKHGVHATDKSEIHIKLSQNNTHLEFEVENTFFEKTSVSDEGGIGLTNTKRRLQLIYPNQHYISFGVTDHGTYNIKLKITLEQ from the coding sequence ATGGCACCAAACTTTTTTAGACCTTATTTATTTACTGGACTACACATTCTTGGCTGGTCTCTATTAGGGTATCTTATGCTGTTTTATATTCCACTAACATGGAATGTTGTGCTTCCGCAAGCATTCTGGCTTTGGCAGAGTATTATATTGTTTTTATTAATGATTCTTTTTTATTCTACGGCAAAAAAAATAGTTCCAAAAACCATTATTAGAGACAATACTTCGGCATTCTTAGTTTGGGCATTTGCTGCAATTATTGCCATGCAATTAATTGCCTATTTTTATACATCGCAAACCGATCTTCATAATCAAATCAGCAAGGCTATTGGCTTTAAAAAATATAAAAATCCGTATTTTGATAATTACGTATTTACTTTGACATTATTGGTTTTAGGAATAAGCACCAGTTGGGCAATGTTAACGCATTGGCAAAAGGCGGCACAGCATAAACAGAAACTAGAACAAGACAAAACAATGGCAGAATTGGCCATGTTGAAAGCGCAAATTAATCCGCATTTTTTCTTTAACTCTTTGAATAGCATTTATTCTTTGACTTATACTGATATCGAAGATTCTAGAAATGCACTGCATACTTTAAGCCGAATGATGCGTTACTTGCTTTACAGTACAGAAGGCGAACGAACGACATTACTTAAAGAGGTAGAATTCTTAAAAGATTTCATTGCTCTGATGAAACTTCGTGCCAATAGCAAATTGACTATCAACACAGAAATCCCCGAAAAACTACACGATTATCCAATTGTTCCGATGTTATTATTACCTTTAGTAGAAAATGCGTTTAAGCATGGCGTTCATGCGACTGATAAAAGTGAAATACACATTAAACTTTCGCAAAATAATACACATCTAGAATTTGAAGTAGAAAATACTTTTTTCGAAAAAACATCGGTTTCAGATGAAGGCGGAATTGGTTTAACCAACACCAAACGCAGATTGCAATTGATTTATCCAAATCAGCATTATATATCTTTTGGAGTTACCGATCATGGAACATATAACATTAAACTCAAAATAACTTTAGAGCAATGA
- a CDS encoding LytR/AlgR family response regulator transcription factor, with the protein MTVLKCIAVDDEPLALKLVETFIQQTPFLELITTCDNAVEAMGIIRETKPDLVFLDINMPNLTGMELARLLQDQAGPLPKIVFTTAYNHYAIEGYRVNAVDYLLKPFSYEEFLRASSKVLQLTEEANNTFTTIAADDEFIFLKVEYQWVRISLKDITYIESLKDYVKVHLEDSQKALMSLISLKALEEKLPSSKFMRVHRSFIVSLDKISAISKNSIFIDKIEITVGEQYKEAFKTLVEKWLK; encoded by the coding sequence ATGACCGTATTAAAATGTATAGCAGTAGATGATGAACCATTGGCTTTAAAACTGGTAGAAACGTTTATACAGCAGACTCCTTTTTTAGAATTAATAACAACTTGCGATAATGCTGTAGAGGCAATGGGCATTATTAGAGAAACAAAACCCGATTTGGTTTTCTTAGACATTAATATGCCTAATTTAACTGGAATGGAACTGGCAAGGCTTCTTCAAGATCAAGCTGGACCACTGCCTAAAATCGTTTTTACAACAGCTTACAACCATTATGCAATTGAAGGTTATCGCGTAAACGCTGTAGATTATCTTTTAAAACCTTTTAGTTACGAAGAATTTCTACGTGCTTCAAGCAAAGTTTTGCAATTAACCGAAGAAGCTAACAATACCTTTACAACAATTGCTGCAGATGACGAATTTATCTTCCTAAAAGTCGAATATCAGTGGGTTAGAATTTCTCTAAAAGACATCACTTATATCGAAAGTTTAAAAGATTATGTAAAAGTACATCTTGAAGATTCTCAAAAAGCTTTAATGTCTCTTATTTCGCTTAAAGCATTAGAAGAAAAACTTCCGTCATCCAAATTTATGCGCGTTCATCGTTCGTTTATTGTTTCGCTTGACAAGATAAGTGCTATTAGTAAAAACTCAATTTTTATAGATAAAATAGAAATCACGGTTGGCGAACAATACAAAGAAGCTTTTAAAACATTGGTCGAAAAGTGGCTGAAATAA
- a CDS encoding DUF3861 domain-containing protein, with amino-acid sequence MEKRSNKYYLTLSLKEYSNGETEPAKELGIEFDNHDEIFGIIERIKSKNIFANESEAVQFALGLKLFSEIKLKNRKNPLFEELNEVFPVFMKKLKSL; translated from the coding sequence ATGGAAAAAAGATCAAACAAATATTATCTTACCTTAAGTCTTAAGGAATATTCAAATGGTGAAACCGAACCAGCAAAAGAACTCGGAATCGAATTTGATAATCACGATGAAATCTTCGGAATTATCGAAAGAATAAAATCTAAGAACATTTTCGCAAACGAATCGGAAGCAGTTCAATTTGCTTTAGGATTAAAATTATTCAGCGAAATCAAATTAAAAAACCGAAAAAATCCTCTCTTTGAAGAATTAAATGAAGTTTTTCCGGTCTTCATGAAAAAATTAAAAAGTCTTTAA
- a CDS encoding PQQ-dependent sugar dehydrogenase yields MIIQKSFFLLATILVLGSCSNNDNTDPDTDPGPTGPPVETGTANTTYQPAFSGQTRAGSIQTTTEYEAKIITSGLSAPWGVAYLPDGRLLVTEKAGKIKIVTQAGVIGNALTGVPAVNPDSQGGLLGICLDPAFATNRMIYWVFSEIVAGGNITAVAKGRISDNETAIENPTVIYRSNTPNVSTLHYGGRVLFDKTGNLFVSIGERSVLETRPLAQSVTSSLGKIVRITTSGQAAPGNPSFTQAGALPELYTIGHRNPQGLAIHPTTGELWQSEHGPRGGDEINRITAGANYGWPTITYGIEYSGTKIGEGITQQTGMEQPVYYWDPVVSPSGMTFYAGNRIPEWQNNLFIGSLSGMHIIRLAFKDNKVAGEERLLAGQGQRFRDITQGKDEALYAVTDQGRLYKIDKK; encoded by the coding sequence ATGATAATTCAAAAAAGTTTTTTTCTTCTTGCCACCATTCTTGTTTTGGGCAGCTGTTCGAATAATGACAATACTGATCCAGACACCGATCCAGGACCAACTGGCCCACCTGTAGAAACTGGTACAGCCAACACTACTTATCAGCCCGCATTTTCTGGACAGACACGAGCAGGAAGCATTCAAACTACCACAGAATATGAAGCTAAAATAATCACTAGCGGTTTAAGCGCTCCTTGGGGAGTGGCCTATCTTCCTGACGGACGTCTGCTGGTAACTGAAAAAGCGGGTAAGATTAAAATTGTTACTCAAGCGGGTGTTATTGGCAATGCCTTAACTGGTGTTCCTGCTGTTAATCCTGATAGCCAAGGTGGTTTATTAGGGATTTGTCTAGATCCGGCATTTGCTACTAACCGAATGATCTATTGGGTATTTTCTGAAATCGTTGCTGGCGGAAATATTACTGCTGTCGCAAAAGGAAGAATATCTGATAATGAAACTGCGATAGAAAATCCAACAGTTATTTATCGTTCGAATACGCCAAACGTAAGTACGCTGCATTATGGAGGCCGTGTATTGTTTGATAAAACTGGAAATTTATTTGTAAGTATTGGAGAGAGATCTGTTTTAGAAACGCGTCCATTAGCACAATCCGTTACCAGCAGTTTGGGTAAAATTGTCCGCATCACAACAAGCGGGCAAGCGGCACCGGGAAATCCTTCTTTTACACAGGCTGGGGCTTTGCCAGAACTATATACTATCGGACATAGAAATCCGCAGGGCTTGGCTATACACCCAACAACGGGCGAATTATGGCAAAGTGAACATGGACCAAGAGGTGGTGATGAAATTAACCGAATTACAGCTGGAGCAAATTACGGCTGGCCAACAATTACTTACGGAATTGAATATAGTGGTACGAAAATTGGAGAAGGTATTACACAGCAAACTGGAATGGAGCAACCGGTCTATTATTGGGATCCTGTAGTGTCACCAAGCGGTATGACTTTCTACGCTGGAAACCGTATTCCAGAATGGCAAAATAACCTATTTATTGGTTCATTGAGTGGCATGCACATTATACGTTTAGCTTTTAAAGACAATAAAGTAGCCGGTGAAGAAAGATTATTAGCAGGACAAGGTCAAAGATTTAGAGATATTACGCAAGGAAAAGATGAAGCATTATACGCCGTTACCGATCAAGGAAGACTTTACAAAATTGATAAAAAATAG